Proteins from a single region of Hordeum vulgare subsp. vulgare chromosome 6H, MorexV3_pseudomolecules_assembly, whole genome shotgun sequence:
- the LOC123402870 gene encoding protein TIC 21, chloroplastic-like, with amino-acid sequence MQALLLPSRLPPPLLRQRALPAVPSLASHPLNGAILPTGRLCFGGGEAAPRRLTAAAAAASSSSAGPLFPTPPPTEQTIERAKLEQVIKRLEKTARYFKNLGTLGFWSQLVCTFVSAGILSFSTVVTGKVTSPFTFYTTAAGVAAAFISVFWSFGYIRLSERLRKTASAPAKAPPRADVIKSLKNGIVLNILGMGAAVLGMQALVGALVAKALTTSAVPYYQTTSAGQSPVLALDVFLVQASANTILSHFLGLATSLELLRSVSIPPTEPAAT; translated from the exons ATGCAGGCGCTCCTACTCCCATCGCggctgccgccgccgctgctccgGCAGCGGGCGCTTCCCGCTGTTCCGTCGCTCGCCAGCCATCCCCTCAACGGAGCTATCCTCCCTACTGGGCGCCTCTGCTTCGGGGGCGGCGAAGCCGCTCCGCGGCGCCTCactgctgcggcggcggcggcgtcctcgTCTTCGGCGGGCCCTCTCTTCCCGACGCCTCCCCCTACCGAGCAGACAATTGAGCGTGCCAAGCTCGAGCAG GTTATCAAGAGACTAGAGAAAACAGCAAGGTATTTCAAGAACTTGGGTACCCTAGGGTTCTGGTCCCAGTTGGTGTGCACGTTTGTTTCTGCTGGAATTTTGTCATTCTCCACAGTTGTTACTGGGAAGGTTACATCGCCCTTTACATTCTACACAACTGCTGCTGGTGTTGCTGCAGCTTTTATCTCAGTCTTCTGGTCATTTGGTTACATCCGTCTGTCTGAAAGACTACGGAAAACAGCAAGCGCACCCGCAAAG GCTCCTCCACGGGCTGATGTGATTAAAAGTCTGAAAAATGGCATTGTGCTCAATATTCTTGGGATGGGCGCAGCTGTTCTCGGTATGCAGGCACTTGTTGGTGCTTTGGTAGCAAAAGCCCTTACTACCTCTGCAGTCCCCTATTATCAGACAACTTCCGCTGGTCAAAGTCCTGTTTTGGCTCTAGATGTATTCCTGGTTCAG GCTTCAGCGAACACCATACTGTCGCATTTCCTAGGGCTGGCAACTTCCCTGGAGCTGCTCCGTTCCGTGTCAATCCCCCCGACGGAACCTGCTGCAACATGA